A genome region from Triticum aestivum cultivar Chinese Spring chromosome 2B, IWGSC CS RefSeq v2.1, whole genome shotgun sequence includes the following:
- the LOC123045584 gene encoding uncharacterized protein: MASSPGVGGGGADGGVGDGPTTLDELYHINVVPAELHFKFRKELQGLRVGLNFEFYNLEVNDFEAKVVLKPLDFDRKWKFQYKPISGDIQLLSKKIPVTKYLNLQVGIGHNFQLKATGWKWKLSTCLGGDGVSQIRNKSKLNLFPGFDLRLGWKAEYVLPEIHGAVGTGEPAFSMNYGRLQASIDRVEAIVTQSDRC; this comes from the exons ATGGCCTCGAGCCCGGGCGTCGGCGGCGGAGGGGCGGACGGGGGCGTCGGGGATGGACCGACGACGCTGGACGAGCTGTACCACATCAACGTCGTGCCTGCCGAGCTGCACTTCAAGTTCCGCAAGGAGCTCCAGGGCCTCCGCGTCGGCCTCAACTTCGAG TTCTACAATCTAGAGGTGAATGATTTTGAGGCAAAGGTAGTTCTGAAGCCCCTGGACTTCGACCGGAAGTGGAAGTTCCAGTACAAGCCCATCAGCGGTGACATACAGCTACTCTCCAAGAAGATACCAGTCACAAAATATCTCAACCTTCAG GTCGGCATTGGTCACAATTTCCAACTGAAGGCAACTGGATGGAAGTGGAAGCTCTCTACTTGCTTGGGGGGAGATGGTGTTTCTCAGATAAGAAACAAATCAAAACTCAACCTGTTTCCAGGGTTTGATCTGAGGCTCGGCTGGAAAGCTGAATATGTTCTTCCTGAGATTCATGG GGCTGTTGGCACAGGAGAACCTGCCTTCAGTATGAACTATGGACGATTGCAAGCATCCATAGACCGTGTTGAGGCTATTGTGACCCAATCAGATCGGTGCTGA